GGTATAAGCCTAGCCACCATCACCACAAACATTGCTGCTAATGTTGTAGCACCTGCAAATGCTCTTGTTAATCTCAGTCCCAAGTGGTTCACTTTTAGAAGAGGAGCTCTTGTAACTGCATTGTTTGGAATTGCATTCCAACCTTGGAGGCTTCTCAAGTCAAGTGAGAGCTTTGTTTGCACTTGGCTAGTTGGATATTCTGCATTGTTAGGTCCTATTGGAGGAATTCTCCTATCAGATTACTATCTTGTTCAAAAGACAAACTTAAGCATCAAAGATTTATACTCAAGGAGTCCTTATGGGGCTTACTATTACTCAAAGGGGTTTAATGTGGCTGCAATTGTGGCTCTAATTGTTGGAATTTTACCAGTAATCCCTGGTTTCTTGCAGAAAGTTGGAATTGTAGCATCAGTTCATGAAGCTTTTGTTGTCATCTACAACAATGCTTGGTTTATTAGCTTCTTTTCTGCAGGATTCTTATATTGGATTCTATCAATTTTCAGAAGGAAACAAGATAAATCTGCTCCTGGAGACCATCTTTTGCAAGCTCCTTAGTAAATACAAAGAAGATTACTATCTCTCCTCCAATGTCTGAAACGTTTGTACATTGGTTTTACACATGAACAAATGTACCGAGACACattttttatcataaaaaacaattttatgcTATGTTAGATTTCAAAATTTCGATGTAATTGGTTTATATGGAGTACCATGTTACGTTTGGATCTAGGACAGCCTTGTACAttcattttcctttgaaataaaGAGACTATATAAATACATTTTCTCTGTAAGATATAATTCTGACAGATAAGGTATCCGAATTTGATGAGTTCACAGCTTCATTTTCATGACCTTCACATGATTAATCATGTAATATTCTTATAGTCAATGACTCAATTGTCAAAAGTTCTTAGGCTTGGTAAAACCCAATTTTCGTAATTTCCAATAATATTAGTTTCAAATATATAGTCTAATCTAATTTCTAATTTAATATCTAATAATCttctttttggttacaaatCTAATGTCTAATATCTAATCTAATATAATATCTTTTTTTTACAAATCTAATATCTAATATTCCCCTTGAGTTGGAAGTCTCAAGGCCGTGTAGTGTGGTTTAGTTTGTtgttattttccgatgtataaaaaaatatctagtctaataaaacaaaccttataTGGAGGAAATTGCTATTTTGAATCCAATTTTTTAGTTTCACCTTTTCTCACACTCTTCTTTTGAAATCTCTATTTTCTAaattttggataattgattcaGTTTTAATTTACTTGATTCAGTTGTTATTTTACTTGTTTTATTTGTAGGCACTATcaagtttatttaattcagttaaTTGTTGTTATTTCCTTcgtaatatatatatttggtattTGATTCAAATATTCAGTTAACCTTGATAGGTATTACCAGTTGTTATCACAGCACCAATGGCTGATATAATTAGTGAGTTGCCAGACGACATTCTGCTTCACATCCTCTCGTTTCTTCCTACTGAAGATGTCATTGCCACTAGTCTTGTTTCAAAAAGGTGGAGGCCACTTTGGCTTTCAGTCCCCACCCTCCTCCATTTCGACCAGTATAGATACTTCAAACGACATCCTGAGAAACAAAAGAGGTGGTATTCCTTTGCTGAGTTCGTATATGCAGCCCTTCATAAACGAGGTTCGTGCCAACCAATCAAAGGGTTTCGCCTCCTCATATATGATAATCTCCATTCCTATGATGTGAAGCAGTGGTTGAACAAAGCAATACAACATGGAGTTGAGAACCTTGAAGTCAACTGTTATCCTGGATGCGAGTTACCTAGGAACTTCTTCAACTGCACAACACTCGTTGTTCTCAAGTTGGATTGGCCATATTTTCATAATGGTTTTTCTTCTGtttaccttccctctctcaaaACCCTGCATTTGAATCCGCATGGGAATGGTCTTGCTTACTTTTCAAAGCCTCAAGATTTTTTGGAGCTTCTTTATGGATGTCCAATGCTTGAAAACCTGGTAGCAAAGAGTTTAATATTTTTGTATTATTGTTCATTTGAGGGGAAACTTAAAAGTTTATCCAAGCTGGTCAGAGCAGAGGTTTGTGACCTCCGACGTAACACAGAAGTATTTGATATTCCTGTGAAAGTTTTGTCTAATGCAAAGTTTCTGTGCTTAACCCAGGTTTGTATATGGTAAAAGGAGAATGTTTAtctgttatttgttttttatttgtagACTATGGAAAATGTTACTAATACTTGTGATAACTCACTCTTGCAGTGCAATGAAGACATTCCTATGTTTCCCAATTTAGTTCATTTGGAGCTCATTCGTGTTGAACTTAAATCGGTGCTGGATATACTCAATTGCAGTCCTAACCTTCAAATATTTGTCCTTGATTTCAAATATTCTTCTGGTGAGGATTGGCCAAACCCAGAGTTTGTTCCGGAATGTTTTTATTTACAGCTCAAAAAGTGCGTTATTGCAAATTATACAGGCATGGCAAATCAGATGAGATTTGTTAAGTATGTTATACAAAACTCAACATCTTTAAGCTCCATGACAATAAGTTGCAGTAGTGATGATCATCAGAAAAAGCTTCAAATGCTAATAGAATTAGCCTCATTATGCCTAAGAAGCTCTGCAACCTGTCAACTTTTATTTAAGTAATGGATATGCCTGTTATTATTCCTAGATGGTCGCCATTGTAATTAGTTGGTCCTTTTGAAGAACATACTTTGTGTTTGGTTTTTAAATTTTGGATATGTGGAAATTTAACAGAAACTAAACTGAAATATGAATAGATTTTTAAATTTGCTGTTGGATGTGTATCCTTTTAAGTCTAAGCACTTTTTTATTTAACATAACTGCCTTTGCTTTGCTTTGATATAATGTACCTCAGCTGATCtatcattttcttcattgtaTCATGGTTCAGACTATTCTTTTTTATCAACTGGTTCTGTTAAAcaacattttaatatattaaggTTAATCTTGAGTCTCACATAGGAGAGTATACGGTTTCAGTGGAGGAAGATGCAGGGTCCTTAACTCGAACTGCAGACCTTGAGCAGGTTAAAGAAAGACTCTTGTTTATTTGTTCTGAGATAAAAAGTCGAAGTTAGTAATCCCTTCTCCCACATGTTTTCTTAAAGGGGTAAATTAGAAAGTGATAACTCCTTGCTCATTTTATTTCCCCGCTTTTTGGATGATATTATATGTGGGGATTTGGTGAACAAAAAGCTAACCATCATTTTATTGAATAACAAATTTTAAGAGTTCTGTCCTATACTTGATCTTTTGTTTGGTTCAATCTCAAGAGTCATTTGACAGCCTTGAAAATCAAACATAGTGACTGTTGACAATCGAGTAGGGACATGACAAAAATAGTACTCTTGAATAATTTACAATCCTTACATTATGAGTTAGCTTTAGGTAGAGTTAGACTTAGCTCAAATTCAAGATGATATAAGAGCCTGTCCAAAATCTCATATAGGACTACTCACAGCTGTCAAAAGATAACCTAACACCACAACTTGCCCAGTGCAActacaaaaaaaattcctacaATCTTCACGCTCTATCCCAAATTCAAGACATAGAACTAACAGGTTTAGTATGAACATTCAGTACAGACTTTCATTTTCTTAGATTAAATGTTCAGTGATTGAATGGGATAGCAACAACAGAGAAAACCCTATGGCTATGCATATTTAATGCAAATCATGAAAAaatgtaaggaaaaaaaaaacacctttAGCAACTATTCAACGACCCTCTATACAGAATTACAAGTATGAATTTGCAAAATGTTATTACTATGAAAGCCAACCAGAAATTCACTATCAGCAGCATGACTTCAATTTCCAATGTGTAAATCCAATTACAATTTAACCAAGAGAGGGAAGGAACCTGTTGGAAGCTAGCTCTTGACAGTTTTGCCGCTTCTGAAGATGTTCCAAGCTAGACTTGCTCCCACTTTCCACTGTCACTGCACTGTTCTGTTGCACACTTTCAACAGAAGAAATGCCTCCTCCTAATCCATTATTGTTGACTCTCAGATCATGACTGGATACAGTATtactataattaataataattacaATATTCACCTGCTCAGTGGATCTCCATAGTCTTTTAGCATGGCTAGTATGGTGAAGAAGGTAGAGGAGTGTGGTGG
This is a stretch of genomic DNA from Lotus japonicus ecotype B-129 chromosome 1, LjGifu_v1.2. It encodes these proteins:
- the LOC130732617 gene encoding F-box protein At4g09920-like, with the translated sequence MADIISELPDDILLHILSFLPTEDVIATSLVSKRWRPLWLSVPTLLHFDQYRYFKRHPEKQKRWYSFAEFVYAALHKRGSCQPIKGFRLLIYDNLHSYDVKQWLNKAIQHGVENLEVNCYPGCELPRNFFNCTTLVVLKLDWPYFHNGFSSVYLPSLKTLHLNPHGNGLAYFSKPQDFLELLYGCPMLENLVAKSLIFLYYCSFEGKLKSLSKLVRAEVCDLRRNTEVFDIPVKVLSNAKFLCLTQCNEDIPMFPNLVHLELIRVELKSVLDILNCSPNLQIFVLDFKYSSGEDWPNPEFVPECFYLQLKKCVIANYTGMANQMRFVKYVIQNSTSLSSMTISCSSDDHQKKLQMLIELASLCLRSSATCQLLFK